TTTTTAAAGATTATCTATCTCCATCTCCATGAGTATCTTTGAAATATTGGGTTAGCATATCGCTATCAATGAGTATATTATCTAGCATTAAAAAAATAGCCCTAGATATTGATCATCCATCGTCTACCGTTCAAAACTCATATATCAATCTTTTTACACATCTAGAATATGGGACTTTCGATGAAAGTACTAAAAAAATACCAGAGAAATGGCCTCGTGGCAAGCTATATCTGTGTTCGAGAGTGAGGTTACCAACCCTCACTTCCtagcacgtaaaacgaagctgggtttaacatgtgattaattaaatattagctattttttaaaaaaagattaatatgatttttaagtaattttcgtatataaacttttttaaaaaacacactattatttagtagtttaaaaaacgtgcgcacAAAATACGAGGGAGCGGGGTTGGAGCAAAGAAAACAGCCTCAACCAAAAACGTCTGCTTCGTCGGTGTACTGCCGTATCTACACAAGTACGAATACGACCATACTACATGCCATAGATGCGATTTTGTCCTCAAATAGGATCACTTTGTCATTGCCAAAGATTTCATGTGCCTGGACGTCAGAGCAGCAGCTTGCAGAAATAACTGCGAACAAGCCAAGCGCACGCATCGATCGTCGCGCTTGCGCGGCGCGCCAtggcgtcgtcgttgtcgttgctgctcgccggcgtgaaggcggcgctggtggtgctcgccggcgtcgcgctgTACAGCCCCGAGGGGttctcgccggcgccgatgcCGCCCGAGTACTCGTACGGCGCCCCCGTGTCGGCGCCGCGGCACGAGCCCCGCGCgctggcggcgagcgagcgcgtcGGGGAGGGGCGGCTCCCGGCGCCGGAGGACCTGGCctacgacgccgccggcgggtgGCTGTACACCGGCTGCGGCGATGGGTGGGTGCGCAGGGTGAGCGTCTCGTCCGGGGACGTCGAGGACTGGGCGCGCaccggcggccgccccctcggCGTCGCCctcaccgccgacgccggcctcgtcgtcgccgacgccgacatcGTCAGTACACTAGACCAAACCATGTTTCCTCTTTCATTGGATTGTTCCATCACTTCTTCCTCAAATTATTGCTTTCTTGCTTCTTGTCCTGATGATACTATCatagctaagagcaagtttaatagtatagcctactactagctctaaatcatatataaccaatgtaatagtcaatttatataatagttgtttattatactattaatacctggtcccacttattatacacacattacgtattagagtccgtgctgtaaCTGACTATATATCTGTAGCCCGTtactcttctctttctttttatctctttaaaatatgtttatagctagatTATTGCCATCTGATCTAGTAGCAAATCTTGATATCATCACACGGCCACTGTGATTGGTTTTTGACAAAAGAGCACAATCTTTGGTGATAATCTCagtgaaaaaaaagacaaaatccTTGGAAGAACATCGTTGTATCATGGAACAATCAAGTCTATATCTTGCATTAAATTTTTCGGATGGAAGTTGGGAGATGACATGGTTATAATATGCTCGTCGCAGGGGCTACTGAAGGTGAGCCCGGACAAGGCGGTGGAGCTGCTGACCGACGAGGCGGAGGGCGTCAAGTTCGCCCTGAccgacggcgtcgacgtcgccggcgacggcgtcatCTACTTCACCGACGCGTCGCACAAGCACAGCCTCGCGGAGTTCATGGTGGACGTGCTCGAGGCGCGCCCCCACGGGCGGCTGATGAGCTTCGACCCGTCGACGCGGCGGACCACCGTGCTCGCCCGCGGCCTCTACTTCGCCAACGGCGTCGCCGTCTCGCCGGACCAGGACTCCCTCGTCTTCTGCGAGACCGTCATGTAAGCAGATCAAACGCCATTGACGCgtcgatgtgacagaaaaacgCCAttgttgacgacgacgacgctatTGCAGGAGGAGGTGCTCGAGATACCACATCAACGGCGACAAGGCCGGCACCGTCGACAAGTTCATCGGCGACCTGCCGGGCTTCCCCGACAACATCCGCTACGACGGCGAGGGCCGCTACTGGATCGCCATCTCCGCCGTAACCATATCTGACGACACATCGATCTCTGTTTGTTAATTCGCCATCGCATTTAGCAGTAATCTTCGCCATGGAAATTGCTCCGAATTGCTGCAGGGGAGGACGCTGCAGTGGGACGTGCTGACGAGGTCGCCGTTCGTGAGGAAGCTGGTGTACATGGTGGACAGGTTCGTCGTGGCGGTGCCCCACAACCTGAAGAACGCCGGCGCCATGAGCGTGACGCTCGCCGGAGAGCCCGTGTCGATGTACAGCGACCCCGGACTCGCCCTCACCACCGGCTGGCTCAAGGTCGGCGACTACCTCTACTACGGCTCGCTGACCAAACCGTACCTCAGCAGGATCGACCTCGCCAAATCGCCAGCTGAGAAGGCTCAGGAGTGAGAGAGACCGTGCATCCTTGGTCGCTTTGTTCTCTGACTTCTGCTGGTGATTTGTCATTTGTGCCTTACCCCTCCGTTCCAAGAAAATGACATCGACAAACACTCCAATATAAGAAATATCCAACTTTCTTAAAATATCATTATACAAACGTTTTTGTCTCAATAATACCATCGTCGTTAGATTTTCGTTAGTAGCCCTCCGTTAATTACTactgtaagagcaagtttaatagtatagctcactaccagctccaaatcatctataaccgatgtaatagccaatttatatgaTAGTTGcttgctatactattaatacctacctggtcccacctatcatacacacattgtgtcttgtaacccgtgctgcagctagctacagatctgtagtccgctgctcttctctctcttcctttatctctttaaaatatatttatagctggcttatagcctgctagtGTACCTGCTATAAGACAAGCTATTTTTCTTACCCAGGACAAAGTCAAAACCTGAATAAGAGAGATGAGCAGTCTCGGGAACGCAAGCAATTGAACCACCCTTGTGAATTGTgcctttgtaatttttttttttgaacattgTGCCTTTGTAATGGACTTGTTTTGTGTCCAGAACTCGAGTTTGTGTCAGTTTACTATTTAACTTAATTGCAATTGGGCCTGTATATTACGTAGAtagaataagtccattttgacTCCgttaaaagtgacccgaatctaatccataccctaaaccgcaaaaccggatatctcgacccgccgaactattgaaaccggtgcaatttgactccctcggtggttttggagggcgatTTCGCTTACGTGacggtgttgacctagtctgtggggttgacgtggcgcttaggtggcatttgaattaaaaacgtatacgtgggacccgtttgtcattcacacacataaaaatTGTGGCGCccactgacgtgtgggccccacatgtcatcctctctctctttcttcttcctctcctcttcctcccttctcttctctttggCCGGGCGCGGGGACCACGGGCTGgagtggcggcgggcggggaccagagcagcggcggcggcggtgggagcggcggcccCCGCTTCAACTTCATGTCAGTGGGAGTCTCGCAGCAGCGCTTGAGCAACTCGCAATCCATGTCCGTCTGCAGCTTCGTCCTCGCCCTCCTGTTCAGCTGTTCTGGAACTACACCTCCACCTGCCGCGGCTTCAGATTCAGCTGCCTCGCCAGCGCCGCCTTCTGCTTCTGAATCCAACAAGAACAAGATCGCATATGTCAATCAGATTGTTCTTGATCGATTTCTTGGTGATTGGTACAGTAATTGTCAGaatatatggtagttagagttatattaggataggattgatttgtgtggactccttccatatctgtaatccttccttatctcctccccatgtactcctatatataccggccccctgaggctcaatacaagTGTGTCTAATAATCGCAGTATTCCTCttcctatactatccaacatggtatcagagcgggcGACCTAGAGCCGCCCCTCTCACGCttccgctgccgctgcccctCTCACGATCTCCCGGGGGCGGCCACCCGTTTTTTTTCCGTCTTCGCGTCAGATCGATCTGGTTCAGTTCCCAGATTGGTCGCTGTTGCGTCGTCCTGGAGAGATCAATCTCCGAGcgttcatcgtcgtcgtcatgagAGGATCGATCTCGATCTTCTTGGGCGACATGTCGTTCGTCTGCGTCATCGTTTGTCGCCGAGACAGATCGATCTCGATCTCCTCGGCGGCCGCGTTCTTCGTTGTGTCGTCGTTATCGACATGAGTCAAGCAGCAGCAGTTAGCACTTGCCGCTGATCTGGTCGCGTCgttcctcgtcgtcctccacccCCGCCCGGACTGGTTCCGTCCTCGTCGCCACTCGTCTTCCCCGTCACCGCTCGTCTTCCTTGTCGCCGGCCAACCACTGCGCCTCCGCCTGGATCCCTCCGCCGCACCGTCTTCACCGAccgcctctccaccgccgccacccctgCCCGGTTTTGGAGACCGGCTCCACGACGATGGGCACCCACCGATCTGGCCGACGGGGCCCCGCCTCCTGCCTGCCTCGGCGCCCCGCACCCTCcaccggccggtcgccgcccgtTGACCTACGCCGGCGTCGGCACCAGCTCGCCACCTGCTGCGCCAAGCCGTCGGCCGggctccctcgccgtcgccagcctcCAACTCCCGTCTCTCTTTTTGTGGACTGTGCTGCTTCTTTCTGTCAGGGAAGGAAAAAGGGGTGCAAGGTGGAGTTGGTCTGTGGACTTGGTCCATGGACCATGAGGTGACACATGTTGGACTGCCAATGTGTTACTGCTGCTGTTGTCCATCGGTGTctgcttgtattttttttctccgttgAATAGGTTTGCGTCGCCCACCGCCTCGTCGACATATGCGCGTCTCCAATATTGGTATCGACTCTGCTTCGACTTCATCGTTCCGCCTCGCATcttcggcttgatcacccgttCAAGCGCCCGGCTACAACGACTTCTGCAACCGATCGTCATCGAGCATGCGTCTACGCCATCAAGCTCTGGGTCGCCGATGCGTCACCCCTCGGGCCGCAGTGCCATTGCCCATGGTCCCTGTCCACTGGCTGTTGCAACGCTGAGAGGCGCCCTTCTCAGCGTGGCCTTACGTCGGTGGAGTTCCCGCCGCTGCATCGACATGGAGTTGCACCTGTGTTGTCCTCTCGGACCATAGCCTCGCCGCTTTCATCATCTTCATCGCCGTTCGCGTATTGACAACCTCGTCGTCCGCACTGGTCATCGTCAGCTGCTCAGGGTCTTCTTCGTCTACTTCGAGCATCGCCGCCGCATCTCCAAGTTGCCACTGTCGCTGCTCTAGGCCGGTGGTCCAGCTACATATACATGGCTACCGACGTCACCGTCCAGGCCATTGGTCCCGCTACTTCTACTTCGTCTAACATGATTCATCGCCAGCGTCGCCGTATCTTCCTCGACTACACTTCGGTCTTCTCCGACAACTGCGTGCTGCTCCGGCAATTCTTCCTCTACGCCGTTCTCGCGCCGCGACTGTCCCGGAGGCCTTCTCTGCTAGTCTTCTCCGACATTGGTGTATGATTCATGGTGGTCCCCTACCTCGCCCACGCGGTATTGGCAACACCGTTGCACGTGTTCATCCCGAGTAGTCCCCGAGTCCGGCAAACCCGGCGTGACGTCTCGTCCTTCACGGTTCGACTACATCAGCTCTTCGGCGTCATCTTCCTCCACGATCGCCGCGATTGTGTCACCGTCTTCGTCTCTAGCACGTCTTCGCGCACCATTGGTTCACGACGCCCTCCTGTGCATCCACGACCACTCTACGGCGCCTCATGCGCTCCTTGTGGTTCAGCTATCTCGACATCAGCTTC
The sequence above is drawn from the Oryza glaberrima chromosome 10, OglaRS2, whole genome shotgun sequence genome and encodes:
- the LOC127752843 gene encoding protein STRICTOSIDINE SYNTHASE-LIKE 5-like; translation: MASSLSLLLAGVKAALVVLAGVALYSPEGFSPAPMPPEYSYGAPVSAPRHEPRALAASERVGEGRLPAPEDLAYDAAGGWLYTGCGDGWVRRVSVSSGDVEDWARTGGRPLGVALTADAGLVVADADIGLLKVSPDKAVELLTDEAEGVKFALTDGVDVAGDGVIYFTDASHKHSLAEFMVDVLEARPHGRLMSFDPSTRRTTVLARGLYFANGVAVSPDQDSLVFCETVMRRCSRYHINGDKAGTVDKFIGDLPGFPDNIRYDGEGRYWIAISAGRTLQWDVLTRSPFVRKLVYMVDRFVVAVPHNLKNAGAMSVTLAGEPVSMYSDPGLALTTGWLKVGDYLYYGSLTKPYLSRIDLAKSPAEKAQE